In a genomic window of Cytobacillus sp. FSL H8-0458:
- a CDS encoding NADPH-dependent FMN reductase — protein sequence MTKIGILLGSLRKESFSRKIASNVAALFPEGYEAEFVEIGKLALYNQDFDDENNVPEEYISFRNKMKEIDAVLFVTPEYNRSVPAVLKNALDVGSRPYGASVWNGKPSAIISQSPGNLSGFGANHHLRQSLVFLNMPLVQQPEAYIGNVVGLLDEKGKIKDERTVQFLQTFVDAFVDLIRKHQA from the coding sequence ATGACAAAGATCGGTATCTTGTTAGGTAGTCTTCGAAAAGAATCTTTTTCTAGAAAAATTGCCTCAAATGTTGCAGCCTTATTCCCTGAAGGATATGAAGCGGAATTTGTGGAAATTGGTAAATTGGCTTTATATAACCAGGATTTTGATGATGAGAACAATGTTCCTGAAGAATATATTTCATTCCGTAATAAAATGAAAGAAATTGACGCTGTTTTATTTGTAACTCCTGAATATAACCGTTCCGTGCCAGCTGTATTGAAGAATGCCTTAGACGTAGGATCTCGTCCATATGGAGCAAGTGTATGGAATGGTAAGCCTTCTGCTATCATCAGCCAATCTCCAGGAAATTTGAGTGGATTTGGTGCAAACCACCATTTGCGTCAATCCCTTGTATTCTTAAATATGCCATTAGTCCAACAGCCTGAAGCTTATATTGGTAATGTAGTAGGTTTGTTAGATGAAAAAGGCAAAATTAAAGATGAAAGAACAGTTCAGTTCCTACAAACATTTGTAGATGCATTTGTGGATCTAATTAGAAAACATCAAGCCTAA
- a CDS encoding pirin family protein — protein MIQKYPATSRYSVKNDWLESNLSFSFGEYYDESNIHFGPLRVFNDDTVQAGKGFGIHPHREAEIVSIVLRGQLKHEDSLGNSGILQFGNVQRMTAGTGLLHSEMNPSTEEESSFLQLWFKSNQKQLPPSYEDISYDTDSMKNRLLPIVSSRPINGAAKINSDATLYLSKLEPGKELLFNQEQGRKIYVFVIEGELVLNSDVVVGKRDSARITDLNKLTINSMEETFFLLIDLGGV, from the coding sequence ATGATTCAAAAATATCCGGCAACATCACGTTATTCCGTTAAAAATGATTGGTTAGAAAGCAATCTTAGTTTTTCTTTTGGAGAATACTATGATGAATCTAATATCCATTTTGGTCCGCTTCGTGTTTTTAATGATGATACTGTTCAAGCAGGCAAAGGATTTGGTATACATCCGCACAGAGAGGCAGAAATTGTTTCGATTGTATTGCGTGGCCAACTTAAGCATGAAGATAGTTTAGGAAACAGTGGGATTTTACAGTTTGGAAATGTCCAACGTATGACTGCAGGAACAGGTTTACTTCATTCTGAGATGAACCCTTCTACGGAAGAAGAATCGAGTTTTTTACAGCTTTGGTTTAAGTCTAACCAAAAACAATTACCCCCTTCCTATGAGGATATTTCATATGATACAGATTCAATGAAGAATAGGCTGTTACCAATTGTTTCATCAAGGCCTATTAATGGGGCAGCAAAAATAAATAGTGATGCTACATTGTACTTATCCAAATTGGAACCTGGTAAAGAGCTTCTTTTTAACCAAGAACAAGGAAGGAAGATTTATGTCTTTGTGATTGAAGGAGAGCTTGTTTTAAATAGTGATGTTGTGGTTGGAAAAAGAGATAGTGCAAGAATTACAGACCTTAATAAACTCACTATAAACTCTATGGAAGAAACCTTCTTTTTATTGATCGATTTAGGAGGCGTGTAG
- the hemA gene encoding glutamyl-tRNA reductase has protein sequence MYIVVVGLSHKTAPVEIREKFSFRSSELGEAMKALQNKNKIVENVILSTCNRTEIYAVMDELEEGKIQLLEFLSEWFQMDKNEFLPYLFFYIQELAIKHLFKVTCGLTSKILGETQILGQVRTSFLLAQQEKTTGSVFNHSFKKAVTLGKRAHTETDIGTRAVSIGYVAVELLKNLSKPIHDLSILVIGAGEMAELLLKNIKSNGANKITLMSRALDKAKAVAKRYLAEVVPIEDLQIKISESDIIISAASAGRFIITKDMIHSSKSLLFLDLSVPRSIDPTIKERDQITLYNIDNLNDIMSTNLLERKKAAKKIMSLIEGEMDEFNNWVNLLDVVPVMTAMNYKVSTIKKEAIDSIYRKLPNLSDHDKKVITKHIDSIGNQMLREPLSYIKKIAGSDSLDKELNVIRQVFNIDLPVQKNCGEHNSL, from the coding sequence ATGTATATAGTTGTTGTCGGTCTTAGCCATAAGACAGCACCTGTCGAAATTAGAGAAAAGTTTTCTTTTCGTAGTTCCGAACTCGGTGAAGCAATGAAAGCCTTGCAAAATAAAAATAAAATAGTGGAAAATGTGATTTTGTCTACGTGTAATCGTACTGAGATTTATGCGGTGATGGATGAGCTCGAGGAGGGCAAAATTCAACTTTTGGAATTCCTTTCTGAATGGTTTCAAATGGATAAAAACGAATTTTTACCATATTTGTTTTTCTATATTCAGGAACTAGCCATCAAACATTTATTCAAAGTTACATGTGGTTTGACTTCTAAGATACTCGGTGAAACGCAAATTTTAGGACAAGTTCGAACTAGCTTTCTACTGGCTCAGCAGGAAAAGACGACTGGGAGTGTCTTTAATCATTCTTTTAAAAAAGCGGTTACTCTTGGTAAGAGAGCCCATACAGAAACGGATATTGGAACTAGGGCAGTTTCAATTGGATATGTAGCAGTAGAACTATTAAAGAATCTATCTAAACCAATTCATGATCTTTCAATTCTTGTTATAGGTGCTGGTGAAATGGCGGAGCTTCTCTTGAAAAATATCAAGAGTAATGGTGCGAACAAAATAACATTAATGAGTAGAGCACTTGATAAAGCAAAGGCGGTAGCTAAAAGATATTTAGCCGAGGTTGTGCCAATTGAAGATCTACAAATAAAAATCAGCGAATCAGATATCATCATCAGTGCTGCATCGGCAGGGAGATTTATTATTACAAAGGATATGATTCATAGTAGTAAATCTTTATTATTTCTAGATCTTTCGGTACCTAGAAGTATAGATCCTACAATAAAGGAAAGAGATCAAATTACCTTATACAATATAGATAATCTCAATGACATTATGAGTACTAATTTATTGGAACGAAAAAAGGCAGCAAAAAAAATCATGTCACTAATAGAAGGTGAGATGGATGAATTTAATAATTGGGTTAATTTATTAGATGTGGTACCTGTTATGACTGCGATGAATTATAAAGTCTCAACTATCAAAAAAGAGGCGATTGATAGCATTTATCGAAAGCTTCCGAATTTATCCGACCACGATAAGAAAGTAATTACTAAGCACATAGATAGTATTGGAAATCAAATGTTGAGAGAACCTTTATCCTACATTAAAAAAATAGCGGGTTCAGATAGTTTAGATAAGGAGTTAAATGTAATTAGGCAAGTATTTAATATTGATTTACCTGTACAAAAAAACTGTGGCGAACACAACTCCCTTTGA
- a CDS encoding Arm DNA-binding domain-containing protein: MLMKGHFYRRGCKCKKKKCTCGSKWAFTVDIGLDPVTGNRKQKVKSGFNTKQEAEEAAAPH, translated from the coding sequence ATGCTTATGAAAGGACATTTTTACAGAAGAGGATGTAAGTGCAAAAAGAAAAAATGCACTTGTGGTTCCAAATGGGCTTTCACTGTTGATATTGGATTAGATCCAGTTACCGGTAATCGAAAGCAAAAAGTTAAAAGCGGCTTTAATACGAAGCAGGAAGCCGAAGAAGCGGCTGCCCCACATTAA
- a CDS encoding tyrosine-type recombinase/integrase: MIFRKALELELIKKDPTEFAYVKKDRKTIEQLEEEVPKYLEKEELALLLETAKTNGLEHDYLIFMILAYTGIRVGELVALKWKDVDFKNHTISITKTYYNPNNNAQEYQLVTPKTRKSKRKIIVDEEVIHQLAVPFWQK; encoded by the coding sequence ATGATTTTTCGAAAAGCTTTGGAACTAGAGCTAATCAAGAAGGACCCGACTGAATTCGCTTATGTGAAAAAGGATAGGAAAACGATAGAGCAGTTAGAAGAAGAAGTTCCTAAGTATCTTGAAAAAGAAGAGCTTGCCTTGCTTTTAGAAACAGCTAAAACCAATGGCCTAGAGCATGATTACTTAATTTTTATGATTTTAGCCTATACAGGAATTAGGGTTGGGGAATTAGTGGCTCTTAAGTGGAAGGATGTAGATTTTAAAAATCACACAATTAGCATTACTAAAACATATTACAATCCTAATAATAATGCTCAAGAATACCAGCTAGTCACACCAAAGACAAGAAAATCGAAACGGAAAATTATTGTAGATGAAGAAGTGATTCATCAATTGGCCGTTCCATTTTGGCAAAAATAA
- a CDS encoding tyrosine-type recombinase/integrase translates to MSGLNPDLKPHSLRHTHTSLLAEAGVSLEQIMERLGHTDDQITKNVYLHITQEMKKEASQKFSELMRSLR, encoded by the coding sequence ATGTCAGGACTAAATCCTGATTTAAAACCTCATTCCTTACGCCATACCCATACCTCTCTTCTTGCGGAGGCTGGAGTCTCACTCGAACAAATCATGGAACGTCTTGGCCATACGGATGATCAAATAACCAAAAATGTATATCTCCACATAACACAAGAAATGAAAAAAGAAGCTTCCCAAAAGTTCAGCGAACTCATGAGAAGCCTCCGTTAA
- a CDS encoding ImmA/IrrE family metallo-endopeptidase — MDILSNMYKNNDLYRLAKSRAIKTRNKYGLRSGPVNVPVFDFLEAEGCFVITLDLGRTSATGMYIKKDANKLVLVHKKRVLGQQNFTAIHELSHVLFDETELFDVCLPEHYYKRDKKEILADMFAAHFLMPEEDIINECEEFKFIGKREIILLSIKYRVTFIAMALRLYVLGKIPNEDFEKYKKQSSRGKLGLKKFCLEEGLDPSAFSTPDDSYISESYFRLLINVYHKANISRSVLIDYYIKPLEEELQLNLDYLVKFADDSYPEEVGWDDL, encoded by the coding sequence TTGGACATCCTTTCAAATATGTATAAAAATAATGATTTATATAGATTAGCTAAGAGTAGGGCTATTAAAACAAGAAATAAATATGGTCTTAGGAGCGGGCCTGTAAATGTGCCCGTTTTTGATTTTTTAGAAGCAGAAGGTTGTTTTGTAATTACATTAGATTTAGGTAGAACTTCAGCAACTGGAATGTACATAAAGAAAGATGCAAATAAACTTGTTTTAGTTCACAAAAAAAGAGTTTTGGGCCAACAGAATTTTACTGCAATTCATGAATTGTCTCATGTACTCTTTGATGAAACTGAACTTTTTGATGTATGTTTACCTGAGCATTATTATAAAAGGGACAAAAAAGAGATACTTGCAGATATGTTCGCAGCTCACTTTTTAATGCCAGAGGAAGACATTATTAATGAATGTGAAGAATTTAAGTTTATAGGTAAGAGAGAGATCATTTTACTCAGTATCAAATACCGAGTGACCTTTATAGCAATGGCATTAAGACTTTATGTATTAGGGAAAATTCCAAATGAAGATTTTGAAAAATATAAAAAACAAAGTAGCCGAGGGAAATTAGGGTTAAAAAAGTTCTGTCTAGAGGAAGGACTTGATCCTTCAGCTTTTAGTACCCCTGATGACTCATATATCTCTGAGTCGTATTTTAGGTTATTAATAAATGTTTATCATAAGGCAAATATAAGTCGGTCTGTTTTAATAGATTACTATATTAAACCACTTGAAGAAGAACTACAGTTAAATCTTGATTATTTAGTTAAATTTGCTGATGATAGTTATCCCGAAGAAGTGGGGTGGGATGACTTATGA
- a CDS encoding helix-turn-helix domain-containing protein, with translation MFNVWDELINEREKNGLSLNELSKISDLPLPELIKLESGQEEVNEDQLEALAEALNISPIILLGMEPTIDDTNLETRFRINGNKDVDIEKAFQFGIDFINKIDELKYLNSID, from the coding sequence ATGTTTAATGTATGGGATGAACTAATTAATGAAAGAGAAAAGAATGGATTATCCTTAAATGAATTATCAAAAATCAGTGATCTGCCCCTGCCTGAACTAATAAAACTTGAAAGTGGGCAAGAAGAAGTAAATGAAGATCAATTAGAAGCACTTGCCGAGGCTTTAAATATTTCTCCAATTATTTTACTTGGAATGGAACCAACCATCGATGATACTAATTTAGAGACTAGATTTAGAATCAATGGTAATAAAGATGTTGATATTGAAAAAGCATTTCAATTTGGGATTGATTTCATTAACAAAATTGATGAATTAAAGTATCTAAACAGTATTGACTGA
- a CDS encoding endonuclease domain-containing protein → MFEYVFFFGIVAAAVVFYLMDKKRTKGAPGVFVDHERLKCESPIERRLYDALKFKGEYIRTQVPCGRYRIDIALPAYRIAIECDGKAYHSNPQQKARDRRKNAYLRANGWRVFRFSGSRITKDLKGVLAKIENEKLKMNT, encoded by the coding sequence ATGTTCGAATATGTTTTCTTTTTTGGAATTGTGGCAGCAGCTGTAGTTTTCTATCTTATGGATAAGAAAAGAACTAAGGGCGCGCCGGGGGTCTTTGTTGATCATGAACGGTTAAAATGTGAGTCGCCGATTGAAAGAAGGCTATATGATGCTTTGAAATTCAAAGGAGAATATATAAGAACTCAGGTGCCTTGTGGTAGATATCGTATCGACATAGCACTGCCAGCTTACCGCATTGCAATTGAATGTGACGGTAAGGCTTATCACTCTAACCCACAACAAAAAGCTCGGGATAGACGTAAGAACGCTTATCTTCGGGCTAACGGATGGAGAGTATTTAGGTTTTCGGGGAGTAGGATCACAAAAGATTTGAAAGGTGTATTGGCCAAAATCGAAAATGAAAAACTTAAAATGAACACATAA
- a CDS encoding helix-turn-helix transcriptional regulator encodes MFGLGKPRSKFGRFLDKNEITQQQLVEKSKVNKATISRICQGDAFEPSMKNAKKIIKALRELTGKNVDYDDFWSM; translated from the coding sequence ATGTTCGGACTTGGGAAGCCCAGAAGCAAGTTTGGAAGGTTTTTAGATAAAAACGAGATAACGCAGCAGCAGTTGGTTGAGAAAAGTAAAGTTAATAAGGCGACGATCAGCAGGATCTGCCAGGGAGATGCATTCGAGCCATCTATGAAGAATGCTAAGAAGATCATTAAGGCTTTGAGGGAATTAACGGGCAAGAATGTGGATTATGATGATTTCTGGAGCATGTAA
- a CDS encoding FtsK/SpoIIIE domain-containing protein has translation MVKAFKSGQLYLGDLERPIFPKIHGVVIGKTTTVTFTLPNGLDPKLLKKNFYVFQQEFGKKAQLDGKIKKFTLIINDKSQKEILTYNFEHLKEIIQKENYTLPIICGQDRNKKLHIYDAKNNPNLLIFGQPGSGKSSILHVILSTLIQYFPPEELQLVLADFKMSEFGVYEGVEHVRGVCYTTKDLKPQLAYLANELTLRGQLLKKYRVRHMSKVPKNERRPAIVFALDEFVMIRDKEIMAEILQIASLGRAYAIYVILSMQRPSHKILDSDIRGVISVRMGFRTVDLRNALMGETPGSEKINKDSPGTFLLNLDELRELQAPYLNEDEVEKILEPYKSIRGGNAKETPSMHFEKELETTEIQENIFGVLDE, from the coding sequence ATGGTTAAAGCCTTCAAGTCTGGCCAGTTATATTTAGGCGATTTAGAACGTCCCATTTTCCCTAAGATTCATGGGGTTGTAATTGGGAAAACCACAACTGTAACCTTCACCCTACCCAATGGGTTAGACCCTAAGTTATTAAAGAAAAACTTCTATGTATTTCAACAAGAATTCGGGAAGAAAGCACAACTAGATGGAAAGATAAAAAAATTCACCCTAATAATTAATGATAAGTCCCAAAAAGAGATCCTCACCTACAATTTCGAACACTTGAAAGAAATCATCCAAAAAGAAAACTATACCCTTCCTATAATTTGTGGCCAGGACAGAAACAAAAAACTTCATATATATGATGCAAAAAACAATCCAAACCTTTTAATATTCGGTCAGCCTGGCAGTGGAAAGAGCTCAATATTACATGTTATTCTGTCCACATTGATTCAATACTTCCCTCCAGAAGAACTGCAGCTGGTATTAGCCGACTTTAAAATGAGTGAATTCGGAGTTTATGAAGGTGTAGAGCATGTAAGAGGCGTTTGCTACACTACCAAGGATTTAAAACCCCAGCTGGCCTATTTGGCGAACGAACTTACACTCAGAGGGCAATTGTTAAAGAAATATCGAGTCCGGCATATGAGCAAGGTTCCTAAGAATGAAAGACGACCTGCAATTGTATTCGCCCTGGATGAGTTTGTCATGATCCGGGATAAGGAGATCATGGCCGAGATCCTTCAAATTGCTTCCTTGGGTAGAGCGTATGCCATTTACGTAATTCTTTCTATGCAGCGTCCTTCCCATAAGATTCTTGATTCTGATATTCGAGGTGTGATATCCGTTCGGATGGGGTTCCGAACTGTTGATTTAAGGAATGCCTTAATGGGGGAAACACCAGGCAGTGAAAAAATAAACAAAGATTCCCCGGGAACCTTCCTGTTGAATTTGGATGAATTAAGAGAACTGCAGGCGCCATATTTAAACGAGGATGAAGTCGAAAAGATATTGGAACCCTACAAGTCCATTAGAGGTGGAAATGCTAAAGAAACCCCTTCTATGCACTTTGAAAAGGAGTTAGAAACAACGGAAATCCAAGAGAATATTTTCGGGGTTTTAGACGAATGA
- a CDS encoding replication-relaxation family protein, giving the protein MKKRDLAIMNDLNRFRCMTRDDIIELHFKGLKQPVTCCNTVLKRLRRDGYIEVSKERHPYIYFPSPAGIKKDSTKIPHFLKIVEFYRQTNMYHCPKTFIVEPKYGKGYMEPDAFMIWKGGPFFVEIQRSVYSEKVMNEKVQRYESYFISNEWQQEPWQPNNKKVFPAVIMITDTRYKIESSNVKFIQVNNIKQLIDADQPLKPMNHEIACSGLKLLLNN; this is encoded by the coding sequence ATGAAAAAGCGCGATCTTGCAATTATGAATGACTTGAATCGTTTCCGCTGCATGACAAGGGATGACATTATAGAATTACACTTCAAAGGACTTAAACAGCCTGTGACATGCTGTAATACGGTTCTGAAGAGGTTGCGAAGGGATGGGTATATAGAGGTTAGTAAAGAACGGCATCCTTATATATACTTCCCGTCTCCAGCCGGCATTAAAAAGGACTCCACCAAGATACCTCATTTCCTTAAGATCGTTGAGTTTTACAGACAGACAAATATGTACCACTGCCCAAAGACCTTCATTGTAGAACCTAAGTATGGTAAAGGTTATATGGAGCCAGATGCCTTTATGATCTGGAAGGGTGGGCCATTCTTTGTCGAGATTCAGCGATCTGTCTATTCCGAAAAGGTTATGAATGAGAAGGTACAACGATATGAATCGTATTTCATAAGCAACGAATGGCAGCAGGAACCCTGGCAACCCAATAATAAAAAAGTTTTCCCTGCTGTCATCATGATTACAGATACCAGGTATAAAATTGAAAGTTCAAATGTAAAGTTCATTCAGGTGAATAACATTAAGCAGCTGATTGATGCTGATCAACCTCTGAAGCCTATGAACCATGAAATTGCTTGTTCAGGATTAAAGTTATTATTAAATAATTAA
- a CDS encoding phage tail tape measure protein produces the protein MTERIEGLAIGLDIDSLRLDRGLTGLKDRLKTVNSEMKANLSSFDRADRSVAKYETRLQGLNRKLEIQEQIVQASRQEYERMVQEYGEGSREAEAAARSYNNQVAALRNLERSIQRTAQELSDLQNEQEQASSRWANFGESITGVGDKIKDIGQSMTMNVTTPLAGLGVAAGKAALDFDKASGQIQAELGLSEDKVKELDETAKELWENGFGDSIEGVASKVAGVTRSLGDLSKVDLSYVTKGLDLFEQRGWADQQEALRAVKVLMEQFGMSASDAMDYLTKGFQENLNFSGEFLDSISEYSTYFSEFGLTADDMFAKFKAGAESGAFQLDKVGDAMKEFSLRAKDGSKTSTEAFQALGLNATEMTKSFNKGGKDAKKAFETVIKALKDTDSETEKNTAAVGLFGTQFEDLGEKAFDAMLDASKGLENVEGATKKASDALRDNFGTRATKIWRDFATDMAPAGDILLDVAEDVLPKVADTVGDVTEAFAEMSPEGQKSILAIGGLAAAAGPSMFALGTLATGVGALTKVVSPLSASLGLGGGLTGVLSKIPGPVGLVTTGLGLAAAATFGLSDAIKKSKEVNLEHTDSLIKEQLALEDSVTQYEALRNKLTLSNDELGQYLDLQDKIKLATDPSKIQEYKDQMGELQEKSGLTVKEFEKFVGLDKDIRENAPATAQKVSEYGNAFIDLNENLQPILDKQREFINNQLQIEKDKAYDNLKESANQYIETQNTLNETIQRYNDKLLEQAGYRQKAKDLQSEINQAEADGDTARAEHFKREQSMWTEKATSMDSELTRLYEGFSIEQNRLNNLYSRISEEAKVYDQLVEQELKMSNINGKATEAVSLVDSKIAKLQKEQLVLNENYQKGKITTDEYNQQNGKLSEQISKLEGSRGRIVDIQKEQGEVTNEILQQIEKGGNLNTILDKDHLKDIKIDDKGGAAKLQKDVEKNAKKNVNVDDKGGAKDLQKETEKKAKKGVQLTLLNTLSSLLPPFISLPIKFFGGKIGNNAEGTTNWRGGLTWVGEEGPELVHLPQGSKVIPNEDSLSLLKKWSIPTVGWNMPTASPYKMDLGIRQYATPEIQSSEETKENANVAVKMLQYIKNVTIEVVV, from the coding sequence ATGACTGAACGAATTGAAGGTTTAGCCATAGGATTGGATATAGACAGCTTGAGATTAGATCGTGGATTAACCGGTCTTAAAGATCGGCTCAAAACAGTTAATAGCGAAATGAAGGCCAATCTCTCATCATTTGACCGTGCCGATAGATCGGTTGCTAAATATGAGACACGTCTTCAGGGGCTTAATAGAAAACTGGAAATCCAAGAACAAATTGTCCAGGCTTCTAGACAAGAATATGAACGGATGGTTCAGGAATACGGCGAAGGGTCCAGAGAAGCTGAAGCAGCTGCACGGTCCTACAATAATCAAGTAGCAGCCCTCAGAAATTTAGAACGATCAATTCAACGCACTGCCCAGGAATTAAGTGATTTGCAAAACGAACAAGAACAAGCTTCCTCCAGATGGGCGAACTTTGGGGAGTCCATAACTGGAGTGGGCGACAAAATAAAAGATATAGGTCAGTCGATGACCATGAATGTAACTACACCTTTGGCAGGTCTCGGTGTAGCAGCTGGAAAGGCAGCGCTTGATTTTGACAAAGCCTCCGGACAAATTCAGGCCGAATTAGGGCTTTCTGAGGATAAAGTAAAGGAATTAGATGAAACTGCAAAAGAATTGTGGGAAAACGGATTTGGCGACAGTATAGAAGGTGTAGCTTCTAAAGTTGCAGGGGTAACCAGGAGCCTTGGAGATTTAAGTAAGGTGGATCTCTCGTATGTAACCAAAGGTCTTGACCTTTTTGAACAAAGGGGATGGGCGGATCAGCAGGAAGCCCTGAGAGCAGTAAAAGTATTAATGGAACAATTTGGGATGAGTGCTTCGGATGCAATGGATTACTTAACTAAAGGATTCCAAGAAAATCTGAATTTCAGCGGGGAATTTCTTGATTCCATTTCTGAATACTCCACGTACTTTTCAGAGTTCGGACTTACAGCAGATGATATGTTTGCAAAGTTTAAAGCAGGTGCTGAGTCAGGAGCCTTTCAATTAGATAAAGTTGGAGACGCCATGAAGGAGTTCTCCCTTCGTGCGAAAGATGGTTCTAAGACCAGCACCGAGGCTTTCCAGGCACTTGGCTTAAACGCAACTGAAATGACTAAGAGTTTTAATAAAGGTGGAAAAGATGCGAAAAAGGCATTTGAAACAGTAATTAAGGCCTTAAAGGATACAGATAGTGAAACTGAAAAAAATACTGCTGCAGTTGGACTTTTTGGCACTCAATTTGAGGATCTTGGAGAAAAAGCATTTGATGCGATGCTGGATGCCAGCAAAGGGTTAGAGAATGTAGAAGGGGCCACAAAAAAGGCTAGTGATGCTTTAAGAGATAACTTCGGCACAAGGGCTACAAAGATTTGGCGTGACTTCGCAACAGACATGGCACCCGCAGGAGATATCCTTCTCGATGTTGCTGAAGATGTACTTCCGAAAGTTGCAGATACAGTAGGGGACGTTACTGAAGCTTTTGCAGAAATGTCACCAGAAGGACAGAAATCAATATTAGCCATTGGAGGGCTGGCAGCTGCTGCAGGACCTAGCATGTTTGCATTAGGGACATTGGCCACAGGGGTTGGTGCATTAACTAAAGTGGTTTCGCCACTCTCTGCAAGCTTAGGTTTAGGCGGAGGATTAACAGGAGTTTTATCAAAAATCCCGGGTCCTGTAGGCCTTGTAACAACTGGACTTGGATTAGCCGCAGCGGCAACTTTCGGTTTGAGTGACGCAATTAAAAAGTCAAAAGAGGTCAACCTTGAACATACTGATTCATTAATAAAAGAGCAATTAGCACTTGAAGATAGCGTTACTCAGTATGAAGCACTAAGAAATAAATTAACTTTAAGCAACGATGAACTTGGTCAATACCTAGACCTCCAGGACAAAATTAAACTTGCGACAGATCCAAGCAAGATACAGGAATACAAAGACCAGATGGGTGAGCTTCAGGAAAAGTCCGGATTAACTGTGAAGGAATTTGAGAAGTTTGTCGGATTGGACAAAGACATCAGGGAGAATGCTCCAGCCACTGCACAAAAAGTTTCAGAGTACGGCAATGCATTTATTGACCTTAATGAGAATCTACAGCCTATCCTGGACAAGCAGAGGGAGTTCATTAACAATCAGCTTCAAATTGAAAAGGATAAGGCATATGACAATTTAAAAGAGTCGGCAAATCAATATATCGAAACTCAAAATACTCTAAACGAAACAATTCAAAGATACAACGATAAATTACTTGAACAGGCTGGGTATCGCCAAAAGGCTAAGGATTTACAGTCTGAAATTAACCAGGCTGAAGCGGATGGAGATACTGCCAGGGCTGAGCACTTTAAAAGAGAACAATCCATGTGGACAGAAAAAGCCACTAGCATGGATAGTGAACTCACCCGGCTTTATGAAGGGTTCTCTATTGAACAGAATCGCCTGAACAATTTATACAGCCGGATATCTGAAGAAGCTAAAGTTTACGATCAGCTGGTTGAGCAAGAATTGAAAATGTCTAATATTAATGGAAAGGCAACTGAAGCAGTGAGTTTGGTAGACAGCAAGATTGCTAAACTGCAAAAAGAACAGTTGGTCCTAAATGAAAATTATCAAAAAGGTAAGATTACAACTGATGAATATAATCAGCAAAATGGCAAATTAAGTGAACAAATTTCTAAATTAGAAGGCAGCAGAGGGCGAATTGTTGACATCCAGAAAGAACAAGGAGAGGTGACAAACGAAATCCTCCAGCAAATTGAAAAGGGAGGTAATCTAAATACAATTTTAGACAAGGACCACTTGAAGGATATAAAAATTGATGACAAAGGTGGAGCTGCAAAGCTTCAAAAAGATGTAGAGAAAAACGCTAAGAAGAATGTAAATGTTGATGATAAAGGCGGAGCCAAAGACCTTCAAAAGGAAACAGAAAAGAAAGCTAAGAAAGGGGTACAATTAACTTTATTAAACACCTTATCAAGCCTTCTTCCTCCTTTTATCTCATTACCAATTAAATTTTTTGGAGGAAAAATAGGAAACAATGCAGAAGGTACCACCAATTGGCGAGGAGGCTTAACTTGGGTAGGGGAAGAAGGTCCGGAATTAGTTCACCTTCCACAAGGATCTAAAGTAATTCCAAATGAGGATAGCTTATCGCTCTTGAAAAAGTGGAGTATACCTACAGTCGGGTGGAATATGCCTACCGCCTCACCATATAAGATGGATCTTGGAATTAGACAGTACGCAACACCAGAAATTCAAAGCTCTGAAGAAACCAAAGAAAATGCCAATGTTGCAGTTAAAATGTTGCAGTACATTAAAAATGTAACGATTGAGGTGGTGGTATGA